From the genome of Alphaproteobacteria bacterium:
ACAGAGGGAGGATCACCGGATCGTAGAGCGGCGCGGTCTTCGAATCGGGTTTGCCGTCGCGCGCCTTTTGCACCTGCTCGTATGTCAGCCGCGCCGCCGAACGCATGAGCGCGCGCTCGAAACGATGGCTCTTCAGGCGCCCATCCTTGCTAATGGTCAGGTGGACGGCAAGGCAGGCCCGATCTTCGTTGGGCCGAAGCGAGCACAGATTGTTCGACAATGCTTCGGGCAGCATCGGAACCACGCGGTCGGGAAAATAGACCGAATTTCCGCGATCGAAGGCGGCGATATCCAATGCGTCACCGGGTCGTACGTAGTTGGCGACATCGGCGATCGCCACCGTGACCGACCAACCACCGGCATTGTCGGGCGATCGATCGGGGGCGGCCCAAACGGCGTCGTCGAAATCGCGCGCATCGGCGCCGTCGATCGTGACCAGCAGCAGCTTGCGCACGTCCGTGCGCTTGCCAAGAGGCGGGTTACGAGCACGATCGGCGAGCGCGAGCGCCTCGTCGGAAAACTTGTCGGGGATGGCGTGGCTGTGGATCGCGATCAGGCTGAATGCACGAGGGTTGCGCACGTCACCGAGCCGTTCGATGACCCGTGCCTGGGGCAGACCCAAACGGCGCCCGGGTAAGACCTCGGCCAGGACGAGTTCGCCGGGGCTGGCGCCAGCGTCATCTCCTCGACCAACGAGGTATTCCGCCTTGTGACGACGATCAGTCGGCTCGATTCGGCCATCTTTCGCGGTCTTTCGATAGATACCCAGAACCGACGACGTGCGATAGCCGATGCGTCTCATGACATGCGCTTCGTAAACCGACCGGCTCTGGCGCTTGAGCCGGGCCAACACCCGGTCGCCGGTTCTGAGCGCTCGGCGTCCGCCGCGGTCCGGCGCGACATAGATTTTCGGCGGCGGGGTGTCGGCGGTCCAGCGCATGGGTACCGCGAGCAGTTCTCCATCGACGTCGGTGCCTGAGATTTCCAGGATCGTGACTTCGGGCAGGGCGTCGGTCGAGGTCAGGCGCCGGCGTTCGCGGCCGATGTCGCCGGAAACCTCGAGATCTCGCAGCAGGTGCTTGAGCGCGATTCGATCGTCACCGCGAACGTTGAACGCGCGGGCGATTTCACGCTTGCCGACCCGGCCTTCGCGGCTCTTGACGAAATCGATTATTTGTTGCCGGGTCGGTAGAGGCGCCGCACGGCGGCCTGATTTTGACAACGCCTCAACCTAAGTTTCGGCCATGTCGGCGCGGCCGGTCGTGGCCTTTTTGGCTCGAGCGGATTTGGCTTTTTTGGTGCGGGTTTTGCCCTTCGCTTTCTTGGGACTTGCCTTTCCCGATTTCATGCGATCGAGGCGGGCCGCGAGAAGCGGCAGGGCCTGCTCCAGGGTAATGTCCTCGATGGTGGTGTCCTTTGGCAGCGTGGCATTGACCTTGCCGTGCTTGACGTAGGGTCCGTATCGGCCCTTGTGCACCGTAACCGGGGCCCCGTCGTCGGGATGGTCGCCGAGGCTTCGCAATGCCGACACCCCGCCGCGCGGCTTTGCCTCCTTGAGGATGGCGACCGCACGATTGACGCCGATCGTCAGGACATCTTCAACGCTCTCCAGCGACCGATAGCTCTTTTCGTGTTTGATGTAGGGGCCGTAGCGACCGATGCCGGCGGTCATCATTGCGCCTGATTCCGGGTGCGGCCCAATATCGCGCGGCAAGGCCAAGAGGCGCACCGCCATGGCGAGGTCGACTTCGGCGGGATCGAGGCCCTTCGCCAAAGAAACCCGTTTCGGTTTTTCGTCTTCGCCAACTTGCAGATAGGGGCCATAGGGGCCAACGCGGACCGTTATCGGCTCGCCGGTGTCGGGATGCTGGCCGAGCAACTTGGGCTCGTCGCTGCCGTTGCCGGACCCGTCTTCGCCGCCGTTGACCGCCAATTTTCGCGTATATCGGCATTCCGGGTAGGTCGAGCAGCCGATAAAGGCGCCGAATTTGCCGAGCTTCAATCCAAGACGCCCGTTATCGCAAGAAGGGCATTTGCGCGGATCGGTGCCGTCACCGCGATCGACGAAGAAGTGCGGCCCCAACTCCTCGTCGAGCGCGTTGAGCACATCGGTGATGCGGAGGTTTGCCGTCTCCGAGACCGCGGCGCTGAAGGCTTGCCAGAACTGACGCAACACCTCTTTCCAATTCGCCCGCCCGCCGGAAATATCGTCAAGTTGGTTCTCGAGATCCGCGGTGAAATTATACTGGACGTAGCGAGCGAAGAAACTTTCGAGAAACGCGGTCACGATGCGGCCACGGTCCTCGGGGACGAAACGCCGCTTCTCAAGGCGGACATAGTTTCGATCCTGCAGGACCTGAAGAATGCTGGCATAGGTGGAGGGGCGTCCGATGCCGAGTTCTTCGAGTTTCTTGACCAGGCTGGCCTCGGTAAAGCGCGGCGGCGGCTGGGTAAAATGCTGCTCCGGGGTCACTTTTTCGACCGCGATGCGTTCACCCTTGACGACATTCGGGAGGCGCTGCTCTTTTTCGTCCTCGGCGTCATCCCGGCCTTCGCGATAGAGCTTGAGAAAACCATCGAACACCACCGTCGAACCGGTTGCGCGAAGCGTGGCAGCGGGCGCGGTGGATGTAAAATCGATGGCCACCTGATCGAGCGCGGCCTGTTCCATCTGGCAGGCGACGGCGCGTTGCCAGATAAGTTCGTATAGGCGCCGTTGATCGTCATCGAGGTACTGCGACACCATGTTGGGCAGGCGGCGGAAATCCGTCGGCCGAATGGCTTCGTGGGCCTCCTGGGCGTTCTTTGCTTTGGTCTTGTAGCGGCGCGGCGCTGACGGCAGATAGTCGACGCCGAATTTGTTCTCGATCAGGGCGCGCGAATTGGTGATCGCGTCTTCGGACAAATTGACGCTATCGGTCCGCATGTAGGTTATCAACCCGACCGTCTCGCCACCGACATCACTGCCCTCGTAGAGGCGCTGCGCGGTGCGCATGGTTCGGTTGGCGCCAAAGCCCAACTTACGGGAGGCCTCTTGCTGCAGGGTCGATGTCGTGAACGGCGGTGGTGGGTTCCGGCGGACGGTCTTGCGCTCGACGGAGTCGACCCGAAAATCGCCGCCACGGACGTGACCCGCCGCGGTCTCAGCGCCGTTCTCGCTATCGAGGTCGAACTTTCCCAGCTTGCGGCCGTCGATGTGGGTCAGCCGGGCAACGATTTCGGCCCCGGCGCTGGTCCGTATCGCCGCGTCCACCGTCCAGTATTCCTGCGGCCGGAAGACCTCGATCTCGGCCTCGCGTTCGCAGATCAGCCGCAGCGCGACCGACTGGACCCGGCCGGCCGATTTCGATCCCGGCAGCTTGCGCCACAGCACCGGGGAGAGCGTAAAGCCGACGAGATAATCGAGGGCCCGTCGCGCCAGATAGGCATCGATCAGTGATTGATCGAGATCGCGAGGGTGCGACATGGCCTCGAGCACCGCGGCCTTGGTGACTTCGTGAAAAACCACGCGTTTGACATCGACATCCTTGAGTGCTCGGCGGCGATGGAGTTCCTCGAGAACGTGCCAGGAGATCGCCTCGCCTTCGCGGTCGGGATCGGTGGCCAGATATAGGTGGGACGCGCCCTTGACGGCGCCGACAATCTTCTTGAGTTGCGTCTCGCCGCGGGCATCGACCGCCCAGCTCATGTCAAAGTCATCATCCGGCCGGACCGATCCGTCCTTGGGCGGCAGATCTCGGACATGACCTATGCTTGCGAGGACCGTGTATTCGTCACCGAGATAACGATTGATCGTTCGCGCTTTGGCCGGGGATTCGACGATGACGATGTTCATTGCGATTGATCAGTACCCCATTTTGAGCCCCAATCGGCCCAATTTGCTTTTCGACTCCGACCGCGGTGGTGCACCCATTTCATTCGCATTTCGCCGTTCGGCGCCACTCGCTCGCCGACATTTGGGCCGCACAATTGGCATCGCCGCATCCATTCGTCAACATTTCTTGATCGATTTCTGCAAGGCGCGCTTCGTAACTTCGGCCGCGAGGGGGCGCCGCATCGCACCCCAACGTCGGTAATTCCACGGCTTGGCCTATAGCGCCAAAGCGACGCGATTTCCGGGCAGGCGGTCGATTCGTCCGGCGAGTTCGAGCTCCAAAAGGGCAGTCGCCATCGCCGACGAGGAGAGAGCGCAATGACGGATGAGTTCATCGATCGAGATGGGGGATGGGCCCAAGGCTTCGAGAATCATTCGGTGGTCGACGTCGCCGTTATCGCCGGTCTCCGTCCCCGGCGATGGAGTGAGACCGACGGTCGAAGGGAGTTCGCGAAACGGCCCACCCAACATTTGGTCGAGGACATCCACCACATCTTGTGCCGATTCAGTCAACACCGCGCCTTGACGGATCAGATTGTTGGTTCCCTTCGCACGCGGGTCCAAAGGCGAGCCCGGGACCGCGAACACCTCGCGCCCCTGTTCGCCAGCCAGACGGGCGGTAATCAGCGACCCGGAACGAAGCGCCGCCTCGACCACGACGATGCCCAAGGAAAGCCCGGAAATAATTCGATTGCGGCGTGGGAAATGACGCGCCTTGGGTTCTGTGCCGAGGGGGTTTTCGGCCACCACCACGCCGCGCCGCCCGATGGCCTCCTGCAATGGGCGGTTTTCCTTCGGATAGAACACGTCGAGACCGCCGGCGATTACGGCGATGGTACCGGTTTCCAGGGCGCCTTCATGAGCCGCCGCATCGATACCGCGGGCCAGGCCGGACACGACGGCGAACCCACACTCGCCCAGGTCATGCGCCAGGCGGCCGGCGAAGCGCCGACCATTGGCAGATGCGTTGCGCGCCCCGACAACGGCAATCGTCCGGCGGCCGAGCAAATCTCCATCGCCCATGATCGTAATCGCCGGCGGTGCATCGTCGGTTGCCGCCAGTGGCGCCGGATAATCCGAGTCTCCGCGCACGACCAGCCGGCCGCCCAATTGCGCTATCGCCTCGAGCTCCGCGATCGCGAATTCATACGCATATACCTGCGGCGGACGGACGCGGCCGCCACGCCGGGCCAGCCTGGGCAGATCCTCGATCGCCGCCGCCGCTGACCCGTACCGCGCGAGTAGTTGGTTGAAAGCTATTGGGCCCACGTTCTTGGTGCGGGCAAGACGCAAGCGGCCGATTCGCTCATCTTCGGGCAAAGGAGGCGGGGTCTTCGTCATCCCTTTAGCATCTTAAATCCATGGCTTACGGTCAATCCAGCTGTGCGCGGCCCTAAGTATTCCGTCCTATCCTAGGTTCCTCGCCGCGCACCAGACGATACACGTTTTGCGCGTGTCGAATGCAAATGAAAACGGCGACGAAAACGGCGAACTCGACGGTTTGAAGATCGGCAACGAACCAGGCAAAGGCGGGTGCCAGGATGAACGAAACCAGCGACGCCAAGGACGAATAGCGAAAGGCCAGGGCGACCGCCAACCAGGTCAGGATCATCAATAGGCCAACCGGCCAGGCAACGCCGAGCATGACGCCGATGCCTGTTGCCACTCCCTTGCCGCCCTTGAACCAAAGCCAAACCGGAAACAGGTGGCCGAGGACAGCGCCGCCTCCGGCAAGGACGGCGAAATCGGGGCCAAAGAAATATCCGGCCGCACCGGCAGCGAGCAAGCCCTTCCCGGCATCGAGCAGAAGTGTCAGCGCGGCAAGAAACTTGTTGCCGGTGCGGAGCACATTGGTCGCGCCGATATTGCCGGAGCCGATACCTCGGATGTCGCCGCCGCCCGCGAGGCCCGTCAGCAGGAGGCCAAATGGGATCGAACCGAGCAGATACCCGATCAGGGCTGCCGCATAGAACGGCCACGTGTAGCTGAAATCGCCGAGCGGGTCGGGCATTGATCAGTCGCTGCGCGCGTGGACGGTCCGGCCGTCGACGATTGTGCGGGAGACCCGGCCCTGCACGGGATGGTCTTCGAAAGGCGAGTTTTTGGATTTTGAATGGAACGAGGCTTCCTCGACCCGCCACGGCTGGTCCGGATCGAAGACGACCAGATCGGCAGCGGCGCCCTTTGTCAGCCTTCCCGAAGGCAGGCCGAGAAGATCGGCGGGGCGGCACGTCACACACGCCATGAGATCGAGAAGCGGCACGTCTCCCTTGTGATGAAGCCCGAGCGTCAAGGGCAACAGCGTTTCGAGGCCTATGGCGCCGAACTCGGCCTGGGCGAACGGCAAGCGCTTCGAGTCCTGATCCTGCGGCGCGTGATCGCTGGCGATGACATCGATCGTGCCGTCGGCGAGCCCGGCGACCACCGCGGCCCGATCATCCTCGGACCGCAGCGGCGGCGACAATTTGGCGAAGGTCCGATAGTCGCCGACCGCGGTTTCGTTAAGGGTGAAATAAGGCGGGGCGGTATCGCAGGTTACCGGGAGCCCGCGCGCTTTGCCTGCGCGGATGGCCGCGACGGCGTCGGCGGTCGAAACATGGGCGACGTGATAACGTCCGCCGGTCGCTTCAACCAGACGTAGGTCGCGCTCGATCATGAGTATCTCGGCAAGCGGGGAAATGCCCCGCAATCCAAGGCGCGTGGCGATCTCGCCCCGGTTCATGTGGCCGTCGACGGCCAACGTCGGCTCCTCGGCATGCTGGATGATCATTTTGCCGAACGTCGACGCATAGCTCAGGGCCCGATTCATCAGCGAAGCGCTACCGATCGCCTTGGTCCCGTCGGTGAAGGCTGGGATTCCGGCCGCCGCGAGAAGGCCCATTTCGGTCAGGTCGGCACCCTCGGTGCCGCGGGTCACTGCGGCATAGGCAAAGACCTTGACCAGCTTTACTTCACGGGCACGGCGGGCGATGAATTCGACGACGGCGATATCATCGATGACCGGTTTGGTGTTGGGCAGGCAGACGATGGTGGTGACGCCGCCCGCAGCCGCCGCGCGGCTCCCGCTTTCGATCGTCTCCTTGTGCTCCTCGCCGGGCTCGCGCAATTGCACCCGCATGTCGACGAACCCAGGTGCTAGGCAATGGCCGCCGCAGTCGACGACCTCGAAGTGCTCGGCGAGGCCGTCCCGGTTGATATTCGGACCCAAATCGGCGATGCGGCCGTTCTCGACAAGCAACCCGCCGGGCGCGTCGAGGCCGCTTGACGGGTCAAGCAACCGCGCGTCGATCAGCGCCATCGGTTGTCGCGGCGCCTTGCCGTCGCGGGCCACTAGACGGGGTCTCCGAGGTTGCGGGTCAAGACCTCGAGGCAGGCCATGCGCACCGCCACGCCCATCTCGACTTGTTCGTAGATGACGCTTCGGCCGTAGTCGTCGGCGACTTCGCTGTCGATCTCGACGCCGCGGTTCATCGGTCCGGGATGCATGATCAGCGCATCTTCCTTGGCCGCGCCGAGCTTGTCGTAATCAAGCCCGTAGAAATGGAAGTATTCGCGCACCGAAGGGATGAAATTGCCCTGCATGCGTTCGGTCTGAACGCGCAGCATCATGACGATGTCGCAGTCGGTCAGTCCGGCGCGCATGTCGTAAAAAACCTCAACCCCCATTCGCTCGATTGCCGGCGGCAACAGGGTCGGCGGCGCGACCACCCGAACTCGGGCACCCATCGTGTTGAGCAAGTGGATATTGGAGCGTGCGACCCGGCTGTGCAGAACGTCGCCACAAATCGTGACCAGCAGGCCGGCCAGGCGACCGCGCCGCCGTCGGATGGTCAACGCATCGAGCAGTGCCTGGGTCGGATGCTCGTGACTGCCGTCGCCGGCATTGATAACCGCGCCGGTGACTTTTTCCGATAGCAGGCTGACCGCGCCGCTGTCCGGGTGACGCACCGCGAGCACGTCGGGATGCATGGCGTTCAGCGTCATTGCGGTGTCGATCAGCGTTTCGCCCTTCTTGATCGAGCTGGTCGCCACCGACATGTTGATGACGTCCGCACCCAGGCGCTTTCCGGCGAGTTCGAACGACGTGCGGGTCCGCGTCGAGGTCTCGAAGAACAGATTGATCAGCGTTCGCCCGTGCAGGATCGATCGCGTTTTGTCGGCCTGGCGATTCTGTTCGACGTAGGTTTCGGAAATATCGAGGAGAAGCGTGATTTCGCTTGGAGAAAGACCCTCGATTCCCAACAAATGCCGGTGAGGGAAGGAGGGTTCGTTGGGAGAGGCCGCCACGGTCATTAAAGCGGCAATATAGGGTGGCGGGGAAGCCGACGGCAAGCCGCAAATTCGTGCGGGATCCAGCGGCATCGTTCTGGCCCCGAGGGGCCCTGTCGCTGGCCCCGCTACCGTCCGTCTGCTAGATTTCGGTCCCGATGGATCCGGGCCGAGGGAGAGAGCGGAATGCTGACGACTGCGATCGCCGGGAGTTTGCCGAAGCCGTCATGGTTGGCCGAGCCTGAAAAGCTGTGGGCGACATGGCGGCTCGAGGGCGACGAGCTTCGCCGCGGGCAGGAAGACGCCGCGCTGATATGGATCAAGGAGCAGGAAGACGCGGGGATCGATGTCGTCAGCGAGGGTGAACAGTTTCGCGTCCATTTCGTGCATGGTTTTCTGCAGAAGGTCGACGGCATCGACTGGAACCTGAAGACCAAGATGGGTATTCGCGACGACCGCTATGTGGTCGATGTACCGACGGTGACCGGCCCGGTATCGCGCAACCAGTCGATTCATGCCGAGGACGTCAGATTTGCCCGTGCGCATACCCGGAATCGGCTGAAATTCACATTGCCCGGACCGATGACGATCTGCGACACCATCGCCGATTCCCACTACGGCCGCCGCGCCGATATGGCGATGGCCTTTGCCCAACTGTTGAACGACGAAGCGCGGGAGCTCGAAGCTCTCGGCGCGGACGTCATCCAGTTTGACGAGCCGGCTTTCAACGTTTTCATGGAAGACGTCAAGGAATGGGGCATCGACGCGCTCCATCGCGCGATCGAAGGGCTGAAATGCCGGACCGCGGTCCATATCTGCTACGGGTACGGTATTCAGGAGAATATTGACTGGAAAAAGACTCTCGGCGACGAATGGCGTCAGTACGAGGAGATTTTTCCCGCCCTCAACAATAGTCGTATCGGTCAGGTGTCGCTGGAATGTGCCGCTTCGCACGTACCGCTCTCGCTGATCGGCTTGCTCAAGGACAAGGACGTACTGGTCGGATCGATCGACGTTGCATCGCTTGAAATCGAGACCGCGGAACAGGTCGCCGCGACAATCAGGGCGGCGATGGACTATGTCGATCCCGAGCGGCTTTATCCCTGTACCAATTGCGGCATGGCGCCATTGCCGCGTGCCGTCGCCGCCGGCAAGCTGCAGGCGCTGGGCGCGGGCGCGGCACTGATGAGGCAGGAACTGGGCGGAAATTGATGGCGGTGACATGAACCGTCGCCTCTTGCATTCGAAATCGGCAATCCTAATTGATCGCCTGCGCGATGACCGGCACGGCTGGTGAACCCGAGGAGCAAAATCATGCAAATTGAAACCAAGATTGTTCATGCCGGCATTCGGCCCGATCCGATGACCGGATCGATTCTGCCGCCGATTTACGAGACCGCGACCTACGTTCTCGATGAGGTCGGCAAGGACAAGGGCTACGACTACACGCGAGCGTCGAACCCGACCCGCAGAGTGCTCGAAGACAATCTTGCCGCCATCGAAGGCGGTACCCACGCAATTTGCTTTTCCAGCGGCATGGCCGCCGTCGACAG
Proteins encoded in this window:
- the rnr gene encoding ribonuclease R; this translates as MIDFVKSREGRVGKREIARAFNVRGDDRIALKHLLRDLEVSGDIGRERRRLTSTDALPEVTILEISGTDVDGELLAVPMRWTADTPPPKIYVAPDRGGRRALRTGDRVLARLKRQSRSVYEAHVMRRIGYRTSSVLGIYRKTAKDGRIEPTDRRHKAEYLVGRGDDAGASPGELVLAEVLPGRRLGLPQARVIERLGDVRNPRAFSLIAIHSHAIPDKFSDEALALADRARNPPLGKRTDVRKLLLVTIDGADARDFDDAVWAAPDRSPDNAGGWSVTVAIADVANYVRPGDALDIAAFDRGNSVYFPDRVVPMLPEALSNNLCSLRPNEDRACLAVHLTISKDGRLKSHRFERALMRSAARLTYEQVQKARDGKPDSKTAPLYDPVILPLYGAYGALAMARRKRGALEIDLPERRAVLDSSGKVTRIEAAPRFDSHRLIEEFMIAANVAAAETLERLAQPCMYRIHDEPDPAKVEALRDFLKGLHLTLAAGQVMQARLFNKLLGQAAATPQAEVIAELVLRCQSQAVYSPRNIGHFGLALRRYAHFTSPIRRYSDLLVHRALIHGLRLGAGGLPDGNGDDFVRIGEHISTTERRAIAAERDTFDRYVAAYLSERQGETFGGRISGVTRFGLFLRLDEVGADGLLPIRFLPHGPYRHDERAHALTARKDRRVYRIGDRVEVRVLESNPVTGATIFDLPEAPPGARKKRRKAG
- the topA gene encoding type I DNA topoisomerase; translation: MNIVIVESPAKARTINRYLGDEYTVLASIGHVRDLPPKDGSVRPDDDFDMSWAVDARGETQLKKIVGAVKGASHLYLATDPDREGEAISWHVLEELHRRRALKDVDVKRVVFHEVTKAAVLEAMSHPRDLDQSLIDAYLARRALDYLVGFTLSPVLWRKLPGSKSAGRVQSVALRLICEREAEIEVFRPQEYWTVDAAIRTSAGAEIVARLTHIDGRKLGKFDLDSENGAETAAGHVRGGDFRVDSVERKTVRRNPPPPFTTSTLQQEASRKLGFGANRTMRTAQRLYEGSDVGGETVGLITYMRTDSVNLSEDAITNSRALIENKFGVDYLPSAPRRYKTKAKNAQEAHEAIRPTDFRRLPNMVSQYLDDDQRRLYELIWQRAVACQMEQAALDQVAIDFTSTAPAATLRATGSTVVFDGFLKLYREGRDDAEDEKEQRLPNVVKGERIAVEKVTPEQHFTQPPPRFTEASLVKKLEELGIGRPSTYASILQVLQDRNYVRLEKRRFVPEDRGRIVTAFLESFFARYVQYNFTADLENQLDDISGGRANWKEVLRQFWQAFSAAVSETANLRITDVLNALDEELGPHFFVDRGDGTDPRKCPSCDNGRLGLKLGKFGAFIGCSTYPECRYTRKLAVNGGEDGSGNGSDEPKLLGQHPDTGEPITVRVGPYGPYLQVGEDEKPKRVSLAKGLDPAEVDLAMAVRLLALPRDIGPHPESGAMMTAGIGRYGPYIKHEKSYRSLESVEDVLTIGVNRAVAILKEAKPRGGVSALRSLGDHPDDGAPVTVHKGRYGPYVKHGKVNATLPKDTTIEDITLEQALPLLAARLDRMKSGKASPKKAKGKTRTKKAKSARAKKATTGRADMAET
- the dprA gene encoding DNA-protecting protein DprA; amino-acid sequence: MTKTPPPLPEDERIGRLRLARTKNVGPIAFNQLLARYGSAAAAIEDLPRLARRGGRVRPPQVYAYEFAIAELEAIAQLGGRLVVRGDSDYPAPLAATDDAPPAITIMGDGDLLGRRTIAVVGARNASANGRRFAGRLAHDLGECGFAVVSGLARGIDAAAHEGALETGTIAVIAGGLDVFYPKENRPLQEAIGRRGVVVAENPLGTEPKARHFPRRNRIISGLSLGIVVVEAALRSGSLITARLAGEQGREVFAVPGSPLDPRAKGTNNLIRQGAVLTESAQDVVDVLDQMLGGPFRELPSTVGLTPSPGTETGDNGDVDHRMILEALGPSPISIDELIRHCALSSSAMATALLELELAGRIDRLPGNRVALAL
- the plsY gene encoding glycerol-3-phosphate 1-O-acyltransferase PlsY, with translation MPDPLGDFSYTWPFYAAALIGYLLGSIPFGLLLTGLAGGGDIRGIGSGNIGATNVLRTGNKFLAALTLLLDAGKGLLAAGAAGYFFGPDFAVLAGGGAVLGHLFPVWLWFKGGKGVATGIGVMLGVAWPVGLLMILTWLAVALAFRYSSLASLVSFILAPAFAWFVADLQTVEFAVFVAVFICIRHAQNVYRLVRGEEPRIGRNT
- a CDS encoding amidohydrolase family protein; its protein translation is MALIDARLLDPSSGLDAPGGLLVENGRIADLGPNINRDGLAEHFEVVDCGGHCLAPGFVDMRVQLREPGEEHKETIESGSRAAAAGGVTTIVCLPNTKPVIDDIAVVEFIARRAREVKLVKVFAYAAVTRGTEGADLTEMGLLAAAGIPAFTDGTKAIGSASLMNRALSYASTFGKMIIQHAEEPTLAVDGHMNRGEIATRLGLRGISPLAEILMIERDLRLVEATGGRYHVAHVSTADAVAAIRAGKARGLPVTCDTAPPYFTLNETAVGDYRTFAKLSPPLRSEDDRAAVVAGLADGTIDVIASDHAPQDQDSKRLPFAQAEFGAIGLETLLPLTLGLHHKGDVPLLDLMACVTCRPADLLGLPSGRLTKGAAADLVVFDPDQPWRVEEASFHSKSKNSPFEDHPVQGRVSRTIVDGRTVHARSD
- a CDS encoding aspartate carbamoyltransferase catalytic subunit → MPLDPARICGLPSASPPPYIAALMTVAASPNEPSFPHRHLLGIEGLSPSEITLLLDISETYVEQNRQADKTRSILHGRTLINLFFETSTRTRTSFELAGKRLGADVINMSVATSSIKKGETLIDTAMTLNAMHPDVLAVRHPDSGAVSLLSEKVTGAVINAGDGSHEHPTQALLDALTIRRRRGRLAGLLVTICGDVLHSRVARSNIHLLNTMGARVRVVAPPTLLPPAIERMGVEVFYDMRAGLTDCDIVMMLRVQTERMQGNFIPSVREYFHFYGLDYDKLGAAKEDALIMHPGPMNRGVEIDSEVADDYGRSVIYEQVEMGVAVRMACLEVLTRNLGDPV
- a CDS encoding methionine synthase, translated to MLTTAIAGSLPKPSWLAEPEKLWATWRLEGDELRRGQEDAALIWIKEQEDAGIDVVSEGEQFRVHFVHGFLQKVDGIDWNLKTKMGIRDDRYVVDVPTVTGPVSRNQSIHAEDVRFARAHTRNRLKFTLPGPMTICDTIADSHYGRRADMAMAFAQLLNDEARELEALGADVIQFDEPAFNVFMEDVKEWGIDALHRAIEGLKCRTAVHICYGYGIQENIDWKKTLGDEWRQYEEIFPALNNSRIGQVSLECAASHVPLSLIGLLKDKDVLVGSIDVASLEIETAEQVAATIRAAMDYVDPERLYPCTNCGMAPLPRAVAAGKLQALGAGAALMRQELGGN